Part of the Desulfohalovibrio reitneri genome is shown below.
GCGGAATCCTTCCAATGTGCCGTCGTTGAGGTTGCGGTGGGTGGTTTCCAGAAAGTCCAGCCCGTCGATGTTCACCACGAACCCGTGGTTTTGGGAGGAGATTTCGATGCGCCCCGTTTCCAGGTCCTTGACAGGGTGATTGCAGCCGTGGTGGCCGAACTTCAGCTTGGACGTGGTGCCGCCGAAGGCGCTGCCCAAAAGCTGATGCCCCAGGCAGATGCCGCCGGTGGGGTAGGCCTCGGTCAGGGGAAGGATGTTCTCGATGACTTGCGGCAGCGCGGCCGGGTCGCCGGGTCCGGGGGAGAGGAATACCGCGTCCGGGGCCAGGGCGTCCACCTTGTCCTTGTCGTAGGAGGAGGGGACCATGAGCATGTCGAAGCCCTGGGCGGCCATGAGGCGGAGGATGTTCCACTTCACCCCGAAGTCGAAGATAACCAGCCTTGGACCGGGGCCGGGCCAGTCGTAGGAGCCGTTGGCGTTCAGCTCCACTTCCACGGGGCGGCCGTCACGCCAGGCGTAGGGGGTTTGCGGCGTAACCTTTTCGGCCAGGTTGAGGCCTTCCATGGAGGGAATTTCCCTGGCCCGGGCGGAGAGGATCGCCGGGTCGGGCTCTCGGGTGGAAAGGATACCGCGCATGGCGCCGTTGAGGCGCAGGTGACGGGTCAGGGCGCGGGTGTCTATGCCTTCAACGCCCATGACCCCCGCGTCGCGCAGGTAGTCGGGAAGGGTGCTGGTGGCCCGCCAGTTGGAGGGCTCGCGGCAGCATTCCTTGACCAGGAAGGCCTCCACCCGGATGCGGCCGGACTCCACGTCGTCGAGGTTGACGCCGTAGTTCCCCTGGTGGGGGTAGGTCATGCAGACCATTTGCCCCACGTAGGAGGGATCGGTGAGCACTTCCTGGTAGCCGGACATGCCGGTGTTGAAGATGGCCTCGCCGGAGGTCTCCCCCTCGCCGGTGAAAGAGCGGCCGCGGAACCAGGTTCCGTCCTCAAGGGCCAGGATCGCTTCCATCAGATCGACTCCGAGATGAGGCGGCGGACCACGTCCAGGTCTTCGGGCCGGTCCACGCCTCGGCTTGTGTGTCGCGTGGGCACCACGCGGATGGGAATGCCGTTCTCCAGAAAACGAAGCTGCTCCAGCCGCTCCTTCCTCTCCAGATAGCTGGGCGGCAGGGCGGTGAAGCGCGCCAGGGCCGGGAGGCGGTAGGCGTACATGCCCACATGCCCCCAGTAGATTTCCTCACCCCCGTCGCGGTGGTGGGGGATGGGCTGGCGGGAAAAATACATCGCGTCCCCCGAGGCTGTCCAGACGACCTTGACCTGATCCGGGCACTTGGCGCGCTCCGGGTCGACCCGGTGGGCCAGGGTGGTGACCCGCACCTTCGGATCCGCGAACGGAGCTACCAGTTCGGAGATCATGGCCGGGTTCAGAGCCGGTTCGTCTCCCTGCACGTTGACCACCACGGTTTCCTCGGGAAGCCCCAGCAGACCGGCCGCCTCCTGGATGCGGTCGGTGCCCGAGGCGTGGTCCGGGGAAGTCATGACGGCCTCCACGCCGTGTTCGGACGCTGCGGCCATGATGCGCTCGTCGTCCGTGGCCACCACTACCCTGGACAGTTCCGGCGCCCGCGCGGCGCGATCGGCCACGTGCCAGAACATGGGGCGTCCCAGGATGTCCGCCAGTGGCTTGCCTGGGAACCGGGACGACGCGAAACGGGCGGGCACCACGGCCACGCAGGGAACGGAAGGCTTCATGGCTGGAGGTCGCCTTTACGTCATATCCCGCTTGCGCGCAACCGTATCCAGACGGGACATGATCCGGGCGGCGGCTTGTCGCGCCCCGCCCCTGCGTGCGTCCACGTATTCGGCGAAGTCCCGGCGGATTTCTTCCTTGGGGGGAGGGGAGTGGAGGGCGGCGGCCATCTCCCTGCCCAACTCTTCGCCGTCGGACACCCGGCGCGCCAGCCCATCGCGGAAAAGCTCCTCGCCCACCCAGGCGAAGTTGCTCCAGTGAGGGCCGATGTGGGGAACAACCCCGGCGGCCAGGGGCTCCAGGAAGTTCTGCCCCCCCTTAGGAATCAGGCTGCCGCCCACGAAAGCGGTGCTGGACAGATGGTAGGCGTGGCCCAGTTGGCCGAAGACGTCCCAGAGGATGATCTCGCCGGGACCGGCAGGACCATGCATTTCCGAGCGCAGGCGCACCGGCATCCCGGCCAGGACCCGCAGCCAGCTTTGCGGGTGGCGGCCGTGCACGTGGCGGGGGAACACTCCGGCCACCGCGAGCGGATGTTCGGCCAGCAGTATCTCCAGGGCGCGGCGCAACTGGGGCGCTTCCGCCGAACGCGCGGAACCGATGACCGCCAGAGGGGTGTCAGCGGGGACGGCGTCGGCCGCCTTGTTGGGGGAAGGCGGGGAGGAGGTGTCCAGCCGATCGAACTTGATGTTGGGCATGGTCTCCACGTCCGCGTCTGGAAAAAGGGCGCGGTAGCGGGCGGCGTCCGCCTCGGAGATGGCCAGCACCGCGTCCGGGCCGATGTCCGCCAGCAAACCTTTGGCCAGGGAGTAGTGGGAGAGGCTGCGCGGCGACATGCGGGCGTTGACCGAGAGCACAGGCGTTCCCCGCGTCTTGGCCGAGGCCAGAAGTCCCGGCCACAATTCGGTCTCCAGCAGGACCACCGCCCCCGGGTCGATCATCTTCAAGGCCCGGGCCATGAGATCCGGGCTGTCGAAGGGGCAGTAGGCCGGAGTGAGGCCGTACTCCGCCCCCAAATCGGCCAGGATGTCGTATCCCTGACGGGTGTTGGTGGTGCAGAGCAGGGGGCCGACGCCGCCTTCGAAGAGAGCGCGGGCCAGTTCCAGGGCCAGGTAGGCCTCTCCGGCGGAGGCGGCTTGGAGCCAGATCCGGGCGGCGGGCAGGGGGGGTTGTAGCAGCCGCTGGGAAAGTCCGTCCCGCAGGCGGGGGCTGCTTCGCCGCAGGACTGGAATGGCCAGCCTCCGTTGTACGAGCTGGTAGATTCCCAGCGCCGTGGAGGTATTCACCGTCCCCGTTCCTCCAGGCCCAGCTCAATGAGCCGCTCCACCAGGGACTCGAAGTCCATGCCCGCCTCCGCTGCGGATTGCGGCACCAGGGAGGTGCCGGTCATGCCGGGCAGGGTGTTGGTCTCCAGCAGCAAGGGGCCTTCATCGGTGACGATGAAGTCCGATCGTGAGTAGCCCGAGCAGCCGAGGGCGCGGTGGGCGGCCAGGGCCAGCTCACGCAATCTGCTTTCGAGTTGCCCGTCAATGGGCGCGGGGCAAAGCTCTTCGGCTCCGCCCGCCTCGTATTTGCTCTGGTAGTCGAAGAATTCCCCTGAACGCAGCGGCCGGATGAGGATGCAGGGCAATGCCTCGTCGCCCACCACCGCGCAGGTCAGCTCGTCACCCTTGGCTTCGGCCTCCCATAGCACTTCAACGCCCTGGGTAAGCAGGGAGCGTGTGGCGGCGGCCAGGGCTTCCGGGCAGTCCGCGCGGGACATGCCCAGGGACGATCCGCCGTTGTTGGGCTTGAGAAAGACCGGGAAACCCAGTCCGGGGTCCGGGGCAGTGCCAGGGTCCTCGGCCACCAGCCGCCAGTCCGGGGTGGGCAGACCGGCCTTGCGGTAGAGTTGTTTGGCCGCGGCCTTGTGCAGGGCCAGAAAGGAGGCCGCCGGGCCGGAACCCTGGTAGGGCGTGCCCGAAGCGTCCAGCATGGCCTGGATGAGTCCGTCCTCGCCCGGCGCGCCGTGCAGGTTGAGAAAGGCGAAGTCGTGCTGCCCGGCCTGGAAGATTAGCTCGTCGAACTCGCTGCTGGGGTCCAGGCGGCGCACCTCGTGGCCCAGGTCCGTGAGGGCGGACTCAATTCGCTCCGCCCCGGACAGGGACACGGCCCGCTCATTCGACCAGCCGCCCGCAATCAAAAGGATACGCATGCAAATCCCGGCCGACCAACTCGCTCAGGCCGCGTTCGACCTCGTGGGCCTGGAGGGTGGTCCAGCGTATTTTTTTCTGAATTTCAGGTGTTTGCCCGTAACGCTCCAGAAGGTCGTCGAAGCGCGTGTCAATGGATACCAGCCGGTCGTGCTTGGCCCGCTTGTCCGCGTAGAGCACGCATAGCGGAACCAGGTAGCGCTTGAAGTCAAGCTCGTATGGCCAGTAGACGTGGTGTACGATACCCTGCGCCAGCACCGGGTTGCCTGTCAGTTCCATCACCCAGGCCCCGCCGATCTGTGAGTGGGAGCCGCCGTACAGGATGGTATAGTGCTTGGCGATGTCGTGCAGCAGGGCCGAGGCGAGGGCAGCGGGGATGTCAGCGTCCTCCACGCCCGCGACGCGCGCCATGTCGGCAACCTGGGAGGCCACGGCAGCCACCACCCGGCTGTGGCGGCGGATGTGGCCGGGCATCATGAACCGGTCCCACAGGGACTCGCATTCCGTCACGCTGGGCGAGCGGGGAGGCCGGGACATGGGGCCCGTGGTCAGGGCCGGGCGTAGCGGCAAGGGGCTCTCCCCGCGCGGACGCCCGGACTGGGCGCAGGTGTCGCGGCCGGGGCCGGTTTGTTCCAGGGGTTTGCGCGTTTCGCTCATTTCTTAACTCCAATCTAAGGCTACCTCCTTTGAAGCCGATTGGCTACGTGTTGACACGAGGGGGGCGGGGGTCTAGCAAAGCAGGGGCTTTCCGACCAAAACCTCCACACATGGAGCGTTGCCAGTGGATCTGTTCTCCGATTTCCGCGATCCTGAACTCTGCCGCTCGCTACTGGAGCAGGCGCGCGAGGCGTGCGCCGACGGCCTGCGCTTCATGGAGGTCTGCGGCACCCATACCGTCTCCATATTCCAAAGCGGCTTGCATTCCCTCCTGCCCGATGGAGTGGTGCACCTCACCGGTCCGGGCTGCCCGGTCTGCGTGACCCATGAGTCAGAGGTGGCCGCCTATCTCCAGGCTGCGGGGATGGACGGCGTCATCCTGGCTACCTTCGGCGATTTGATGAAGGTTCCCGGCCCGGGCGGGGCCTCCCTCAAGTCCGCCCAGGCGGAAGGGGCGAGGGTAAAAGTTGTCTATTCGCCCACCGACGCCCTGAAGCTGGCCTCGGATAATCCGGACGACACGGTGGTATTCATCGGCGTGGGCTTCGAGACAACCGCGCCGGGCATGGCCGCCACCGTGAAGATGGCTCGCGCCCAGGGGGTGGAAAATTTCAAGGTGCTGAGCTTCCACAAGCTGGTGCCGCCCGCCCTTCGAGCCCTGCTGGCCGGAGGCGAGGTGGATATCGACGCCTTCATCCTGCCGGGACACGTCTCCGCTGTCATCGGGGTGGAGCCCTACCGTTTTCTGGCCGACGAGTTCGGTGTCCCCTCCGTGGCGGCCGGATTCGAGCCCGCAGACATACTGCAGGGGCTGATCATGCTGGCCGGGATGCGCAAGGCGGGCAGGGCGGAAGTGGCCAACCAGTATACCCGGGTGGTGACCGAAACGGGCAACGCCAAGGCCCTGGCCCTCATGGACGAGGTGTTCGACTCGTCCGATGCCTTGTGGCGCGGCATCGGGGAAATTCCAGGCAGCGGCCTGCGCTTCGCCGACACATGGGCGGAGTTCGATGCCCTGGCCGCCCTGGGGCTGGAGTTGCCCGAGGCCAAGCCCCTGCCCGGCTGCCGCTGCGGCGAAGTGCTCAAGGGCCTCATCACCCCCGCGCAGTGCCCGCTGTTCAAGACCAAGTGCACCCCGGCCTCGCCGGTTGGACCCTGCATGGTCTCCAACGAGGGATCCTGCGCGGCCTACTTCAAATACGACATGGAGGCTGCATGACCAGGCCGGAGCGGGTCCTGCTGGACTATGGAAGCGGAGGCCTGGCCTCCCAGCGGCTGGTCAGCGAACTGTTCCTGGCGGCCTTCGACAACCCCGAGCTCTCCCGGCTCAACGACGCGGCCGTACTGGACATCTCCGGTCCGGTGGCCGTGAGCACGGACAGCTTCACCGTGGACCCCATCTTTTTTCCCGGCGGCGACATCGGCTCCCTGGCCGTGCACGGCACGGTCAACGACGTGGCCATGCTGGGGGCGGTGCCCAAATACTTGACCTGCGGCTTCATCATCGAGGAAGGGCTGCCCATGGCCGACCTGGAGCGGGTTGTGGCCTCCATGGCCGCCGCCGCCAAACAGGCCGGGGTGGCCGTGGTCACGGGCGACACCAAAGTTGTCCCGCGCGGGGCGGCGGACAAACTGTTCATCAATACCACCGGCATCGGTGAGATCGTGGCCCAGCCAGCGCCCTCGGCCGACCTGGCCGCGTCCGGCGACGCCGTACTTGTCACTGGCACCATGGGCGATCACGGGCTGACCATCCTTGCCCAGCGGGAGGGGCTTGATTTCCAGGCCCAGGTCGAGAGCGATTCCGCCGCCCTCAATCATCTCATTCTTCGTCTCATCGAGGAGATTCCCCAGGTGCACGTGCTGCGCGACCCCACCCGGGGCGGGCTCGCCACCACCCTGGGAGAGATAGCCATCTCCTCCTCCATGGGCATTCTGGTTGAGGAAGCGGACATGCCGGTGCGCGAGGCCGTGCGCTCGGGCTGCTCCTTTCTTGGGCTGGATCCGCTGTATTTGGCCAACGAGGGCAAGTTCATCTGCATTCTGCCGGAAGAGCACGCCGACAAGGCGCTGGAAATCATGCGCGCCGATCCCCTGGGGGCGGAAGCCAGGCGCATCGGCAGCGTGACGGAGGAGCACCCGGGCAAGGTGGTCATGCGCACGCCCATGGGCGGCAAAAGGCTTCTGGGCATGCTGGAGGGTGAGCAGTTGCCCCGCATCTGTTGACGCCACGCGGCGCAATCCAATGAAAAATACCCGCTCCGGATTCCGGGGCGGGTTTTTTGCGGCCGTGTGGCGCGGGGCTTCAGCGCTCTTGCAAGGGGCTGGTGCGCAGGTCCTCGCGCTTGAGTCCGAGGTTCTCCTCGATGAGTCCCTTGGCGCGGTGGGCCAGCTGGCCGACCTCCGGCTTTGATATCTGGTCGTCCGCCCCCACGGCCTCGCCCTTGTGGCGGAGCTTGTCGGTGATGAGGGAGGAGAAGAGGATGACCGGCAGCTTGGAAAGCACCGGGTCGTCCTTGATGCGCTTGGTCAGGTGGTGGCCGTCCATGGAGGGCATCTCGATGTCTGCGATGACCACTTGCAGATAGTCCGAGATGTCGCGCTCCTCTTCCTGGGCCCGTTGCTTGATGGCCTCCAGGCGATCCCAGCAGTCCTGGCCGTTGGTGGTGGCCTCCACGTCGAAGTTGGCCTTTTCCAGCAGGTCGCGCAGCATTTCGCGGATAAGCACCGAGTCGTCGGCGATGAGGGCACGGTAGCGTGCTCCCCAGTCGGCGTCCACCCCGGCGTCCAGGCGCAGGCCCAGGTTGGGGTTGAGTTCGGTGACGATCTTTTCCAGGTCCAGCAGAAAGACGATGCGGTCCTCAATGCGCACAACTCCGGTAATGGAGTCGGAGGAGAAGCGGGAAACATAGGCGTTGGGCGGCTCCACGTCCTCCCAGGAGACGCGGTGGATGCGGTTGACCCCGGAGACCATGAAGGCGGTCGTGACCTGGTTGAACTCGGTGACGATGACCTTGGGTGGCTCGCGCTCCTTGCGGTCCTTGCCCAACCACATGGACAGGTCCACCAAGGGGACCACATGCGAGCGAAGGTTGAAAGTGCCCAGGATGGAGGGATGGTGCACGTGGGGAAGCTTGGTGATTTTGGGCATACGGATGATTTCCAGTACTTTGGCAACGTTCACCCCGTAGTAGCCCTCGTAGTACTCCCCTTCGGCCTCCTTGTTCCGGCCTGGCTCGTCGATGAAGAACTCGACGATCTCGAGCTCGTTGGTGCCGGATTCCAGCAATATGTTCGTTTGGCTCATGTTCGCTCCTGAACGGGGCGGGACGGAATTACCCCTCCCCGGAAAAATCCTCTAGGACGGCCTGTACTTCGTCAATGAGTTTTTTGGGCGTGGAGGCCCCGGCCGTCAGACCGACCACGTTGCATTGGAGTAGCTTCTCCGGCTCCAGTTCCTCGGCCGTTTCCACCAGGAAGCAGGGGATGTCCGCCTGGGAGACGACCTGGGCCAAGCGGCGCGTGTTGCCTGACTGGCGGCCGCCGACGACCACCATGCAGTCAACCTCCTTGGCGATGGTCAGGGCCTCGCGCTGGCGGTTGCGGGTGGCGTCGCAGATGGTGCGAAGCACGGCGATATCCACGTCCTCCCGCGCCTCCAGTTCCGCGGCCATTTGCTCGAAAGCCTCGCGGTCCTGGGTGGTTTGGGCGGCCAGGCAGTACCCCTTGTCCCGCTCGAACGGGTAGTCACGCAAAATCTCGGGGTCGTCGAAGACCAGCGGGTCGGGGCCGGCGTAGCTGACCAGCCCGCGCACCTCGGGGTGGTCCTCCTCGCCGTAGAGGAGCACGGTGCGGCCGTGGCGGGCCATGCGGTGGATGAGCACCTGGGCCTTCTTCACCTTGGGGCAGGTGGCGTCCTCGATGTGGCACCCCATCTCCTCCAGCCGCGTCTCCACGTTGCGCGGCACGCCGTGGGCGCGGATGACCACGGTGGAGCCGTGGGGGACGTCGTCCAGCGCGTCGGCCCGGCCGACCCCCTTGGCCTCGTACTCCTGCAGAACCTGCGGGTTGTGAATGATGGGGCCCAGGGTCAGCAGGGAACCGGGCTGGACCTCGCTGAGCTTGTCCAGCTTGCGCAGGGCCAGATCAACGCCCATGCAGAATCCGGCCGTATCGGCGCGTTTCACTTTCATGCGGTCTCCTCTTCGCTTGATGCGGGCAAGCGGGCCACCAGCCCTGCGATGCGTTCCACGCCGTCCCAGTCCTGGCAATCCACGGCGCGTCGCCGCAAGTCCTTGGCCCCTTGCAGAAAGCGCAGATAGCGCGGCAGTATGGTGCGCATTTTCAGCACGTCTCGTCGATCCCCCTCGCCGTGTTCCCGCAGCAGTTCCGCGTGGCGGCGGATGAGACTGGCCAGGAAGCGGCCGTCGCGTCGCGTTTCCTCCCCACCGCGCAACAGGGCGGCGTGGTCGGCGAACACGGCCGGGTTGCGCAGCGCGCCACGGGCATACATGACTCCGGAGCAGCCCGTGCTCTTCAGGCAGTCCAGCGCGTCGCGGGCGGAGAACAGATCGCCCGAGGCCAGGATCGGAACGTCCACGGCCGAGGCCAATTCCTCGATCTTCTCCCAGTGCGCCCGTCCGGCGTAGCCCTGCCTGGCGGTACGGGGATGCAGGGTGAGCCAAGCCGCGCCCGCATCGGCCAGACGGCGGCCGATCTCCAAATGCACCGGGGCCTCTCCGCCGAAAGCGTGGCGGAACTTGACCCCGACGCGTCCCGCTCCAACCCGTTCCACCAGAACCGAGGCCAGCTTGGCAAGCCGCTCCGGCTCACGCACCAGGGCGGCTCCAGCCCCGGCCGTGACGACTTTTTTCACCGGGCAGCCCGCGTTGAGGTCGAAATAGCGGAATCCTTGTTCCAACAGCCGGTCGGCCGCCCTGCCAAGGTACTCAGGGTCGGCCCCGAAGAGCTGCACCACCAGCGGGGAGTCCTCCGGCATGGTGCGCAGCAGCGGAGCCGTGCCGGGG
Proteins encoded:
- the carA gene encoding glutamine-hydrolyzing carbamoyl-phosphate synthase small subunit is translated as MEAILALEDGTWFRGRSFTGEGETSGEAIFNTGMSGYQEVLTDPSYVGQMVCMTYPHQGNYGVNLDDVESGRIRVEAFLVKECCREPSNWRATSTLPDYLRDAGVMGVEGIDTRALTRHLRLNGAMRGILSTREPDPAILSARAREIPSMEGLNLAEKVTPQTPYAWRDGRPVEVELNANGSYDWPGPGPRLVIFDFGVKWNILRLMAAQGFDMLMVPSSYDKDKVDALAPDAVFLSPGPGDPAALPQVIENILPLTEAYPTGGICLGHQLLGSAFGGTTSKLKFGHHGCNHPVKDLETGRIEISSQNHGFVVNIDGLDFLETTHRNLNDGTLEGFRHKKLPVITLQYHPEAGPGPHDSRFFFGRFRRLVREATGK
- the kdsB gene encoding 3-deoxy-manno-octulosonate cytidylyltransferase, translated to MKPSVPCVAVVPARFASSRFPGKPLADILGRPMFWHVADRAARAPELSRVVVATDDERIMAAASEHGVEAVMTSPDHASGTDRIQEAAGLLGLPEETVVVNVQGDEPALNPAMISELVAPFADPKVRVTTLAHRVDPERAKCPDQVKVVWTASGDAMYFSRQPIPHHRDGGEEIYWGHVGMYAYRLPALARFTALPPSYLERKERLEQLRFLENGIPIRVVPTRHTSRGVDRPEDLDVVRRLISESI
- a CDS encoding 3-deoxy-D-manno-octulosonic acid transferase, with amino-acid sequence MNTSTALGIYQLVQRRLAIPVLRRSSPRLRDGLSQRLLQPPLPAARIWLQAASAGEAYLALELARALFEGGVGPLLCTTNTRQGYDILADLGAEYGLTPAYCPFDSPDLMARALKMIDPGAVVLLETELWPGLLASAKTRGTPVLSVNARMSPRSLSHYSLAKGLLADIGPDAVLAISEADAARYRALFPDADVETMPNIKFDRLDTSSPPSPNKAADAVPADTPLAVIGSARSAEAPQLRRALEILLAEHPLAVAGVFPRHVHGRHPQSWLRVLAGMPVRLRSEMHGPAGPGEIILWDVFGQLGHAYHLSSTAFVGGSLIPKGGQNFLEPLAAGVVPHIGPHWSNFAWVGEELFRDGLARRVSDGEELGREMAAALHSPPPKEEIRRDFAEYVDARRGGARQAAARIMSRLDTVARKRDMT
- a CDS encoding D-alanine--D-alanine ligase → MRILLIAGGWSNERAVSLSGAERIESALTDLGHEVRRLDPSSEFDELIFQAGQHDFAFLNLHGAPGEDGLIQAMLDASGTPYQGSGPAASFLALHKAAAKQLYRKAGLPTPDWRLVAEDPGTAPDPGLGFPVFLKPNNGGSSLGMSRADCPEALAAATRSLLTQGVEVLWEAEAKGDELTCAVVGDEALPCILIRPLRSGEFFDYQSKYEAGGAEELCPAPIDGQLESRLRELALAAHRALGCSGYSRSDFIVTDEGPLLLETNTLPGMTGTSLVPQSAAEAGMDFESLVERLIELGLEERGR
- a CDS encoding phosphohydrolase, whose protein sequence is MSETRKPLEQTGPGRDTCAQSGRPRGESPLPLRPALTTGPMSRPPRSPSVTECESLWDRFMMPGHIRRHSRVVAAVASQVADMARVAGVEDADIPAALASALLHDIAKHYTILYGGSHSQIGGAWVMELTGNPVLAQGIVHHVYWPYELDFKRYLVPLCVLYADKRAKHDRLVSIDTRFDDLLERYGQTPEIQKKIRWTTLQAHEVERGLSELVGRDLHAYPFDCGRLVE
- the hypD gene encoding hydrogenase formation protein HypD, with the translated sequence MDLFSDFRDPELCRSLLEQAREACADGLRFMEVCGTHTVSIFQSGLHSLLPDGVVHLTGPGCPVCVTHESEVAAYLQAAGMDGVILATFGDLMKVPGPGGASLKSAQAEGARVKVVYSPTDALKLASDNPDDTVVFIGVGFETTAPGMAATVKMARAQGVENFKVLSFHKLVPPALRALLAGGEVDIDAFILPGHVSAVIGVEPYRFLADEFGVPSVAAGFEPADILQGLIMLAGMRKAGRAEVANQYTRVVTETGNAKALALMDEVFDSSDALWRGIGEIPGSGLRFADTWAEFDALAALGLELPEAKPLPGCRCGEVLKGLITPAQCPLFKTKCTPASPVGPCMVSNEGSCAAYFKYDMEAA
- the hypE gene encoding hydrogenase expression/formation protein HypE, translated to MTRPERVLLDYGSGGLASQRLVSELFLAAFDNPELSRLNDAAVLDISGPVAVSTDSFTVDPIFFPGGDIGSLAVHGTVNDVAMLGAVPKYLTCGFIIEEGLPMADLERVVASMAAAAKQAGVAVVTGDTKVVPRGAADKLFINTTGIGEIVAQPAPSADLAASGDAVLVTGTMGDHGLTILAQREGLDFQAQVESDSAALNHLILRLIEEIPQVHVLRDPTRGGLATTLGEIAISSSMGILVEEADMPVREAVRSGCSFLGLDPLYLANEGKFICILPEEHADKALEIMRADPLGAEARRIGSVTEEHPGKVVMRTPMGGKRLLGMLEGEQLPRIC
- a CDS encoding chemotaxis protein; the protein is MSQTNILLESGTNELEIVEFFIDEPGRNKEAEGEYYEGYYGVNVAKVLEIIRMPKITKLPHVHHPSILGTFNLRSHVVPLVDLSMWLGKDRKEREPPKVIVTEFNQVTTAFMVSGVNRIHRVSWEDVEPPNAYVSRFSSDSITGVVRIEDRIVFLLDLEKIVTELNPNLGLRLDAGVDADWGARYRALIADDSVLIREMLRDLLEKANFDVEATTNGQDCWDRLEAIKQRAQEEERDISDYLQVVIADIEMPSMDGHHLTKRIKDDPVLSKLPVILFSSLITDKLRHKGEAVGADDQISKPEVGQLAHRAKGLIEENLGLKREDLRTSPLQER
- the ispH gene encoding 4-hydroxy-3-methylbut-2-enyl diphosphate reductase gives rise to the protein MKVKRADTAGFCMGVDLALRKLDKLSEVQPGSLLTLGPIIHNPQVLQEYEAKGVGRADALDDVPHGSTVVIRAHGVPRNVETRLEEMGCHIEDATCPKVKKAQVLIHRMARHGRTVLLYGEEDHPEVRGLVSYAGPDPLVFDDPEILRDYPFERDKGYCLAAQTTQDREAFEQMAAELEAREDVDIAVLRTICDATRNRQREALTIAKEVDCMVVVGGRQSGNTRRLAQVVSQADIPCFLVETAEELEPEKLLQCNVVGLTAGASTPKKLIDEVQAVLEDFSGEG
- a CDS encoding tRNA dihydrouridine synthase; this encodes MNPPLPPIGPEHPWLAPLAGFSDLSFRLLCREFGAACSVTEMVSAKGLLFGSPGTAPLLRTMPEDSPLVVQLFGADPEYLGRAADRLLEQGFRYFDLNAGCPVKKVVTAGAGAALVREPERLAKLASVLVERVGAGRVGVKFRHAFGGEAPVHLEIGRRLADAGAAWLTLHPRTARQGYAGRAHWEKIEELASAVDVPILASGDLFSARDALDCLKSTGCSGVMYARGALRNPAVFADHAALLRGGEETRRDGRFLASLIRRHAELLREHGEGDRRDVLKMRTILPRYLRFLQGAKDLRRRAVDCQDWDGVERIAGLVARLPASSEEETA